From a region of the Torulaspora globosa chromosome 7, complete sequence genome:
- a CDS encoding URC4/urg3 family protein, translated as MTVCHPVKYFKSIESVRETTSVVYRYAKERNEGNYFKLNLSSMPEVVEFLCGIIERDYGSEYDSIPPHGRWQHINAGGHSRLEDLVSQWLQDGVDEIEISRRLVDLILISVLIDAGAGSMWSYQVNGETYSRSEGLAVASFHMFLDGALSDNAAQYPHRVNGQRLKDMTMQEFCQGFQISKVNPLSGMEGRMNLVQKLGEALISNPKIFGPDARPGAMVDYLHGLRDEKSNTIGLADVWNTLMDGLVAIWPKGRTTVEDQPIGDAWTLDTKIMASGAQGLWRDNLLDSIVTFHKLTQWLCYSILVPLEAYGHKFNITDKSLQTGLPEYRNGGLFYDFGVLELKSEHRKRGLELSKTLQSNDDIPTFTAEDGAIVEWRCLTIGLLDELLLMVNQKLGAKLSLPQLIEAGSWKAGREIAAIRRPTTKGPPIELCSDGTVF; from the coding sequence ATGACTGTGTGTCATCCTGTTAAATACTTTAAATCGATTGAATCGGTGCGTGAAACTACTTCCGTTGTTTACAGGTATGCGAAGGAAAGGAATGAGGGAAACTATTTCAAATTAAATCTCTCCAGTATGCCTGAAGTTGTGGAGTTTCTATGTGGTATTATCGAGCGTGACTATGGAAGTGAATATGACTCCATACCGCCGCACGGAAGATGGCAGCACATTAATGCGGGAGGGCACAGTAGGCTAGAAGATTTGGTATCTCAATGGCTCCAGGATGgtgttgatgaaattgagaTCTCGAGGAGGCTAGTGGACTTGATTTTGATCAGCGTTCTGATCGATGCGGGGGCTGGCAGTATGTGGTCATACCAAGTGAACGGTGAAACGTACAGCAGATCTGAAGGCTTAGCAGTGGCGTCGTTTCATATGTTTCTTGACGGGGCCCTGTCGGACAATGCTGCACAATATCCACATAGGGTTAACGGTCAGAGACTAAAGGATATGACCATGCAGGAGTTTTGTCAAGGATTCCAAATTTCAAAGGTAAATCCTTTGAGTGGTATGGAAGGCAGAATGAATCTGGTTCAGAAATTGGGAGAAGCGCTGATTAGCAATCCCAAGATTTTTGGACCTGATGCTCGGCCCGGCGCTATGGTGGACTATCTTCATGGTTTGCGCGACGAGAAAAGCAACACGATAGGTTTGGCTGATGTCTGGAACACCTTGATGGATGGCCTAGTGGCTATTTGGCCAAAGGGCAGAACCACTGTTGAAGACCAACCTATTGGTGATGCATGGACACTCGATACCAAGATTATGGCTAGCGGTGCTCAAGGCTTGTGGCGTGACAACCTCCTAGATAGCATTGTCACTTTCCATAAGCTTACTCAATGGCTTTGTTACTCCATATTGGTGCCCCTGGAAGCTTATGGTCACAAGTTTAATATAACCGATAAAAGTTTACAAACGGGCCTACCAGAATATAGAAATGGCGGTCTGTTCTATGATTTTGGAGTGCTAGAGCTTAAATCTGAGCATAGAAAGCGTGGATTAGAGCTGTCAAAAACACTTCAAAGCAATGACGACATTCCCACGTTTACCgcagaagatggtgctATTGTCGAATGGAGATGCTTGACCATCGGGCTCTTGGATGAACTTTTGCTCATGGTGAATCAAAAGCTTGGTGCGAAACTGAGCTTACCTCAGCTTATTGAAGCAGGATCATGGAAGGCCGGTAGGGAAATAGCTGCAATTCGGAGACCTACCACGAAAGGTCCACCAATAGAACTGTGTAGTGATGGGACGGTCTTCTAA
- the NFU1 gene encoding Nfu1p (ancestral locus Anc_2.553), with translation MFARVLRSSIAMRSGPRPSYLAQRWINVKTLTTPNENALKFISTDGELLQDRGADSIEIKNTDEALVEHSKLAQQVFLQCPGVESLMIGDDFLTVNKDSLVHWNQISPKVVELLTQALASGESAVSEQFHTVRKSVQVGYDVSVPKFELTEEEQEISDMVDELIQTRIRPAIQDDGGDIVYRGFDPKTGTVYLKLQGACKSCSSSEDTLKHGIESMLKHYVEEVEHVEQVLDPEEEVALKEFDKFEQKLQSKSLPESMQL, from the coding sequence ATGTTTGCTCGTGTGTTACGTTCCTCTATTGCAATGAGGAGTGGACCAAGACCATCCTATTTGGCCCAGAGGTGGATTAACGTAAAGACGCTGACGACTCCTAATGAGAACGCTTTGAAGTTCATCTCCACTGATGGCGAGCTGCTACAAGATCGTGGTGCCGATAGTATAGAGATCAAGAATACCGACGAAGCTCTAGTGGAGCACTCCAAGCTGGCACAGCAAGTATTCCTGCAATGTCCCGGAGTTGAGTCGCTGATGATTGGGGACGATTTCCTGACAGTTAATAAGGATAGTCTGGTTCACTGGAATCAGATTTCACCCAAGGTCGTCGAATTGCTGACGCAAGCGTTGGCGTCAGGCGAAAGCGCAGTCTCCGAGCAGTTCCACACGGTGAGGAAAAGCGTTCAAGTGGGTTACGACGTTTCGGTTCCCAAGTTTGAGCTGACAGAGGAGGAGCAAGAGATAAGCGACATGGTCGACGAGCTGATCCAGACTAGGATCAGGCCTGCGATCCAAGACGACGGGGGCGACATCGTGTACCGCGGGTTCGATCCCAAGACGGGGACAGTCTACCTTAAGTTGCAGGGAGCCTGCAAATCCTGTTCTTCCAGCGAGGACACTCTGAAACATGGTATTGAGTCTATGTTGAAGCACTATGTGGAGGAGGTCGAGCATGTGGAGCAAGTGCTCGATCCGGAAGAGGAAGTCGCACTCAAGGAATTCGACAAGTTCGAACAGAAGCTTCAATCGAAGTCTCTTCCCGAATCCATGCAATTGTGA
- a CDS encoding lung seven transmembrane receptor family protein (ancestral locus Anc_2.552): MQRLGLFSALLFLLNCLCVAANKENINQKDHQVCSGMYSKEDWKGKVDPFISFNVREISEVGEDDPGMYVAIFDFQDFEHLGAILPDGSKYYICDDYAIELGLCDESHKNEFIVKEVAYDPITGQNVTLSNQIMTFSQRTEGLHDTKYPVKQTGYYCVTAFTRSSTTKFKATVNFRNAYGHLAASEVNKMPLYGLLAIGYVVAMALYSFAFWKHKHELLALQKYLLAFFVFLTAETIFIWAYYSIKNEKGDTAGLKVYMVFLSILTAGKVTFSFFLLLIVALGYGIVYPKLNRTLMRRCQFFAAFNYALCVAFLIQSYMQKADSTSLLIFITMIPLTISMFLFYFVILSCMGKTVRYLKEQRQVVKLGMYRKLLTIIYVSLLIVLAGLVLSTFVLVGMNAIEMIEQHWRTRFFFTDFWPSLVYFGVFVTIAFIWRPTDTSYMLACSQQLPTDPENVADFDLDDLQSLGEPADEFDDTIRDEDMIFTDEEDNQPNNQQHGAQHPK; this comes from the coding sequence ATGCAGCGATTGGGCCTGTTTTCAGCGTTGCTGTTTTTGCTGAACTGTTTGTGTGTTGCGGCGAACAAAGAGAACATAAACCAGAAGGACCATCAGGTATGCTCGGGGATGTACTCGAAGGAGGACTGGAAGGGCAAGGTAGACCCTTTCATATCTTTTAATGTGAGGGAAATTAGTGAGGTAGGCGAGGATGATCCAGGCATGTATGTTGCGATCTTTGATTTCCAGGATTTCGAACACTTGGGGGCAATTCTACCGGACGGCTCCAAGTATTACATCTGTGATGACTATGCAATAGAGCTGGGGCTGTGTGATGAATCTCATAAGAACGAGTTCATTGTCAAGGAGGTTGCGTACGATCCGATAACGGGTCAGAATGTGACGTTGTCGAACCAAATAATGACGTTTTCTCAGAGAACCGAGGGTTTACACGATACTAAGTACCCTGTGAAACAGACAGGGTATTATTGTGTTACTGCCTTTACAAGGTCCAGTACTACGAAGTTTAAGGCGACTGTTAACTTCAGAAATGCGTACGGCCATCTGGCAGCATCAGAAGTCAATAAGATGCCGCTCTATGGGTTACTGGCAATTGGTTACGTGGTAGCAATGGCTCTGTACTCCTTTGCGTTCTGGAAACACAAGCATGAATTGCTGGCTCTGCAAAAGTACCTATTGGCATTCTTCGTTTTCCTAACAGCCGAGACGATCTTTATTTGGGCTTATTAcagcatcaagaatgaGAAGGGCGACACTGCCGGTCTGAAAGTCTATATGGTATTCCTATCCATTCTAACCGCCGGCAAAGTCacgttttctttcttcttacTGTTGATCGTGGCCCTGGGTTACGGTATTGTCTATCCTAAGCTGAACAGGACTTTAATGAGACGCTGTCAGTTTTTTGCAGCCTTTAATTATGCCCTATGCGTCGCCTTTTTGATTCAAAGCTATATGCAGAAAGCCGATTCAACTTCGTTGTTGATCTTCATTACCATGATTCCTTTGACGATCTCTATGTTCCTTTTCTACTTTGTGATTTTAAGCTGCATGGGTAAAACTGTGCGCTATTTGAAAGAGCAAAGACAGGTGGTCAAACTGGGCATGTACAGGAAGCTTTTGACCATTATATATGTTTCTTTGTTGATTGTGCTTGCTGGTTTGGTATTATCTACATTTGTTCTTGTGGGCATGAACGCTATTGAAATGATAGAACAGCATTGGAGAACAAGATTTTTCTTCACAGATTTCTGGCCATCGCTGGTCTATTTTGGTGTCTTCGTCACGATCGCCTTCATATGGAGACCCACAGACACTTCGTATATGCTCGCATGCTCCCAGCAGCTTCCAACAGATCCAGAGAATGTTGCTGATTTTGATCTTGACGATTTGCAGTCATTAGGAGAGCCGGCCGACGAATTCGATGACACGATtagagatgaagatatgATTTTCACTGACGAGGAAGACAATCAGCCAAACAATCAACAGCACGGTGCTCAGCATCCTAAGTAA
- the YLF2 gene encoding Ylf2p (ancestral locus Anc_2.549): MSSLRKVFLGRPSNNLTSGIVGLANVGKSTFFQAITKSQLGNPANYPFATIEPEEAKVQIPSPRLDHLQKLYQSEKKVPATLTVYDIAGLVRGASQGQGMGSAFLNDIKHVDGIFHVVRGFQNTDITHIEGSVDPLRDLSVVQDELVLKDLEFLENIKEKLSKKMGRTAKNSHEFVELEQELNFLSELEEHLYEGRKIIHFKKDWTPFEVSTLNKHNFLTAKPTLLLLNVTPEDYILQKNEFVADVKRWIKEFAPGDELMLFSAEFETLCAKHSSDSDPFKKYLHEQLGLDPSTTWAAAESALPQAIVKMRELLGLISFFTCGPSEVRQWTVRQGSTAPEAASVIHTDLQDTFINANVIKYDDLAQLEPPFQESALKSQGKIKRVGKQHIMEDNSIVVFQAAGAKAR, from the coding sequence ATGTCGTCGCTTCGGAAAGTCTTCCTTGGGAGACCCTCTAATAACTTGACCAGTGGTATCGTGGGGCTGGCGAATGTGGGCAAATCAACCTTTTTCCAGGCCATAACGAAGTCGCAACTAGGAAATCCAGCAAACTATCCTTTTGCCACGATAGAGCCGGAGGAAGCCAAGGTCCAGATTCCATCGCCCAGATTGGACCATTTACAGAAGTTGTATCAAAGTGAAAAGAAAGTACCCGCGACCTTGACTGTTTACGACATCGCGGGCCTTGTGAGAGGTGCCTCTCAAGGACAGGGTATGGGATCGGCATTCCTCAATGATATCAAGCATGTTGACGGCATTTTTCATGTCGTGAGAGGCTTCCAGAATACGGATATTACGCATATCGAAGGATCTGTGGATCCTCTTAGAGATCTATCAGTAGTTCAAGATGAGCTGgtcttgaaagatctcGAGTTCCTAGAAAATatcaaggaaaaattgtcaaagaagatGGGGAGAACCGCTAAAAACTCGCATGAGTTTGTGGAACTTGAACAAGAGCTAAATTTCTTGAGCGAGTTAGAAGAGCATCTCTAcgaaggaagaaaaatcatTCACTTTAAAAAAGATTGGACCCCGTTTGAAGTCTCAACACTCAACAAGCATAATTTTTTGACTGCGAAACCAActcttctgctgcttaACGTCACACCCGAAGACTATATACTTCAGAAGAATGAGTTCGTCGCTGATGTTAAAAGATGGATAAAAGAGTTTGCACCTGGAGATGAGCTAATGCTGTTTAGCGCTGAATTTGAGACCCTATGCGCTAAGCACAGCTCTGATAGCGACCCCTTCAAGAAGTATTTACATGAACAACTGGGACTTGATCCATCTACTACCTGGGCAGCCGCCGAATCAGCTTTACCCCAAGCTATCGTCAAGATGAGGGAGCTTTTGGGATTAATCAGCTTTTTTACTTGCGGACCTTCGGAAGTGAGACAATGGACCGTGAGGCAAGGCTCGACCGCACCGGAAGCTGCAAGCGTCATTCACACAGACTTGCAAGACACATTTATTAACGCCAACGTGATCAAGTACGATGATCTGGCGCAGCTAGAACCACCGTTCCAGGAATCTGCTCTGAAATCGCAGGGTAAGATCAAACGGGTTGGAAAGCAGCATATTATGGAAGATAACAGCATTGTTGTGTTTCAAGCAGCTGGGGCAAAGGCAAGATAA
- the OTU2 gene encoding deubiquitinase OTU2 (ancestral locus Anc_2.548), whose amino-acid sequence MISNSSGRNIDPCVVGESTGQLANRFAAMEELQARHRKEVKDLQNRITGMKKQATKSTRKEVNSKCASLQEALRIRHEKEIRELDGSVEEVDEKGCTAEELLEQLSLERSEELAEPKETNVQGPQRRRRNRQRERLAKREAEITRIKEEARLEASQQPDLKKIEQDAIDQLCSVNRLKQYDIQPDGHCLFASILDQLQLRHGESARDLSVSKLRSLACAYIRQHKDDFIPYMFDEETCQPRDIDVYTEKMESTAEWGGELEIVALANQFDCPISIMMSGRPKHVINEKGVNPELKLVYYKHTYALGEHYNSLHDDI is encoded by the coding sequence ATGATCTCGAACTCATCTGGAAGAAACATAGATCCATGCGTAGTGGGTGAAAGCACTGGTCAATTGGCTAACCGGTTCGCAGCAATGGAGGAACTGCAAGCGAGACATAGGAAAGAGGTTAAGGATCTCCAGAATAGGATCACGGGAATGAAGAAACAGGCGACAAAATCGACGAGGAAGGAAGTTAATTCGAAATGTGCTAGTTTGCAGGAGGCCTTGAGAATAAGGCATGAAAAAGAAATAAGGGAATTGGATGGTTcggttgaagaagtggaCGAGAAGGGCTGCACGGCCGAAGAGCTCTTGGAACAGCTGTCATTGGAGAGAAGCGAAGAACTTGCAGAACCTAAAGAAACAAACGTACAGGGACCCCAGAGACGTCGGAGAAATAGGCAGAGAGAGAGATTGGCCAAACGGGAGGCTGAGATTACACGTATTAAGGAGGAGGCTCGCTTGGAGGCGTCGCAGCAGCCTGACTTGAAAAAAATCGAACAGGACGCCATCGATCAATTATGCTCGGTGAACCGATTGAAGCAGTATGATATCCAGCCGGATGGACATTGTCTTTTTGCGTCGATTTTGGACCAGTTGCAACTTCGTCATGGTGAATCCGCTCGAGATCTAAGCGTGTCGAAGCTCAGATCCCTCGCTTGCGCGTACATTCGTCAGCATAAAGATGATTTCATCCCGTATATGTTTGATGAGGAAACTTGCCAGCCGAGAGATATCGACGTCTACACCGAGAAGATGGAGTCAACTGCTGAATGGGGCGGTGAACTGGAGATCGTAGCGCTCGCGAATCAATTCGATTGTCCCATCAGCATCATGATGAGCGGCAGGCCAAAGCATGTCATCAACGAAAAAGGCGTTAATCCCGAGTTGAAATTGGTTTATTACAAGCATACATACGCACTCGGTGAACACTACAACTCATTGCATGATGATATATAA
- the MCO14 gene encoding 4a-hydroxytetrahydrobiopterin dehydratase (ancestral locus Anc_2.554): MNVDRAEGHPPAKNPEKMYNKLSKAVPVAITGYDLSKALAGLRHWKLVNNVLTREVGFKDYESTWAFLTQVHMRSHLWGHHPTITTTYVNVKLELSTHDLQDQISDIDLKMAKKIEEYIQVHKHNE, translated from the coding sequence ATGAACGTTGACAGGGCAGAAGGGCATCCTCCAGCCAAGAATCCTGAGAAAATGTACAATAAGCTGAGTAAAGCAGTACCAGTAGCTATTACTGGTTACGATCTTTCCAAGGCCCTTGCTGGGCTTCGCCATTGGAAATTGGTCAACAATGTCCTGACGAGGGAGGTTGGCTTTAAAGACTACGAATCCACCTGGGCATTCCTAACGCAAGTCCACATGAGATCTCACCTGTGGGGACATCATCCGACGATTACCACAACATATGTGAATGTCAAACTCGAACTGTCAACACACGACCTACAGGACCAAATCAGTGACATCGACCTAAAGATGGCCaaaaagattgaagaatacATACAGGTACACAAGCATAATGAGTGA
- the RPS20 gene encoding 40S ribosomal protein uS10 (ancestral locus Anc_2.550) → MSDFQKEKGEEQEQPQIIKIRITLTSTKVKQLENVSNNIVRNAEQYKLVKKGPVRLPTKVLKIATRKTPNGEGSKTWDTYEMRIHKRYIDLEAPVPIVKRITQITIEPGVDVEVVVAKN, encoded by the coding sequence ATGTCTGACTTCCAAAAGGAGAAGGGTGAGGAGCAAGAGCAACCTCAGATCATCAAGATCAGAATCACTTTGACTTCTACCAAGGtgaagcaattggaaaacGTTTCTAACAACATTGTCAGAAATGCAGAACAATACAAgttggtcaagaagggtCCAGTCAGATTGCCAACCAAGGTCTTGAAGATCGCCACCAGAAAGACTCCTAACGGTGAAGGTTCTAAGACTTGGGACACTTACGAGATGAGAATCCACAAGAGATACATCGACTTGGAAGCTCCAGTCCCAATTGTTAAGAGAATCACCCAAATCACCATTGAACCTGGTGTGGATGTCGAAGTTGTTGTCGCCAAGAACTAA